In Euphorbia lathyris chromosome 9, ddEupLath1.1, whole genome shotgun sequence, the following are encoded in one genomic region:
- the LOC136206017 gene encoding uncharacterized protein yields MRTKREGDGIDSEEAVKKRQRVEHSSPSASPQVIDNPLVPYNDLDDEEDDERREQNHRQRADEYNQSYQVLEEEDDDDDDDDGLGFDQENRRSQTAPREDCPYLDTVNRQVLDFDFERFCSVSLSNLNVYACLVCGKYYQGRGRKSHAYTHSLEAGHHVYINLETEKVYCLPDGYEIIDPSLDDIRHVLNPRFRRDQVEQIDKNRQWSRALDGSDYLPGMVGLNNIKETDFVNVTIQSLMRVTPLRNFFLIPENYQHCKSPLVHRFGELTRKIWHARNFKGQVSPHEFLQAVMKVSKKRFRIGQQSDPLEFMAWLLNTLHAELKTSKKNTSIIYECFQGELEVVKEVPRSAVADDKENGEDQNGIQEGTDGGNGHGVVAETSRMPFLMLGLDLPPPPLFKDVMEKNIIPQVPLFNILKKFDGETVTEVVRPRAARMKYRVTRLPQYLILHMQRFKKNNFFIEKNPTLVNFPVKNLELKDYIPLPTPKEKERLRSKYDLIANIVHDGKPKEGLYRVFVQRKSEELWYEMQDLHVSETLPQMVALSETYLQIYEQQQ; encoded by the exons ATGAGAACGAAAAGAGAAGGCGATGGTATAGATAGTGAGGAAGCTGTCAAAAAGCGGCAGAGAGTTGAACATAGCTCTCCTTCTGCTTCTCCGCAAGTTATAGATAATCCGCTTGTGCCTTACAATGACTTAGATGATGAGGAAGACGATGAAAGACGGGAGCAGAATCACCGACAGAGAGCAGATGAGTATAACCAGAGCTATCAAGttcttgaagaagaagatgatgatgacgaCGACGACGATGGACTGGGGTTCGATCAGGAAAATCGAAGGAGCCAAACTGCGCCTCGCGAAGACTGTCCTTATCTCGACACAGTTAATCGCCAG GTGCTGGATTTTGATTTCGAGAGGTTTTGCTCTGTTTCTCTGTCGAACCTGAATGTATATGCTTGTTTGGTCTGCGGGAAGTATTACCAAGGGAGAGGGAGGAAATCGCATGCGTATACTCACAGCCTTGAAGCTGGACACCATGTCTACATCAATCTTGAGACTGAGAAAGTTTACTGCCTTCCTGATGGTTATGAAATTATTGACCCGTCTCTGGATGATATACGCCATGTTCTGAACCCAAG GTTTAGAAGGGATCAAGTTGAACAAATTGACAAAAACAGGCAGTGGTCAAGAGCCCTTGATGGATCTGATTATCTTCCTGGAATG GTGGGCCTCAATAACATTAAAGAGACTGATTTTGTTAATGTTACAATTCAGTCTCTAATGAGAGTTACACCCTTAAGGAATTTTTTTCTTATCCCTGAAAACTATCAGCATTGCAAATCTCCTCTTGTTCATAGGTTTGGGGAACTTACACGGAAGATATGGCATGCTAGGAACTTTAAAGGACAG GTGAGTCCTCATGAATTTCTCCAGGCTGTTATGAAAGTTAGCAAAAAAAGGTTTCGCATAGGACAACAGTCTGATCCTTTAGAATTCATGGCATGGCTTCTTAATACACTACATGCAGAGCTTAAAACTTCAAAGAAAAACACTAGTATAATTTATGAGTGCTTTCAG GGGGAGTTGGAGGTTGTGAAAGAGGTTCCTCGCAGTGCTGTTGCTGATGACAAAGAAAATGGTGAGGACCAAAATGGCATTCAAGAAGGTACTGATGGTGGGAATGGACATGGTGTTGTTGCAGAAACTTCTAGaatgccattcttgatgcttgGACTGGATTTGCCTCCACCGCCTCTGTTTAAAGATGTGatggaaaagaatataataccCCAG GTTCCTCTGTTCAAcattttgaagaaatttgatgGTGAGACGGTTACTGAAGTTGTCCGCCCTCGTGCAGCCCGAATGAAATACAGAGTCACTAGATTGCCACAATATCTAATTCTCCACATGCAGCGGTTTAAGAAGAACAACTTTTTTATTGAGAAGAATCCAACCTTAG TCAACTTTCCTGTGAAGAATTTGGAACTGAAAGATTATATTCCTCTTCCAACGcctaaagagaaagagagactGCGATCAAAGTATGATTTAATAGCGAACATTGTTCATGATGGAAAACCCAAGGAGGGGTTATACAGAGTTTTTGTTCAGCGGAAATCTGAAGAACTATG GTACGAAATGCAGGATCTGCATGTTTCAGAAACTCTTCCTCAAATGGTTGCGCTATCGGAGACATATTTGCAGATATATGAGCAGCAGCAGTAG